Proteins found in one Triticum aestivum cultivar Chinese Spring chromosome 4D, IWGSC CS RefSeq v2.1, whole genome shotgun sequence genomic segment:
- the LOC123099987 gene encoding uncharacterized protein — translation MGNSLRCCLACVLPCGSFDLIRIVHLNGHIEEYSRPVTAGEVMAAHPSHVVSRPCSQGGARRILIVDPDSELERGCFYFLVPTSSVPEKKRKPSSQPQQKKVRSSPTLKPTSVPSSAGAGANKVTKDRGAGDSYLAEVLSEGKARCKRSRSVRATVWRPHLQIIPEEALE, via the coding sequence ATGGGCAACAGCCTGCGGTGCTGCCTGGCCTGCGTCCTCCCCTGCGGGTCTTTCGACTTGATCCGCATCGTCCACCTCAACGGCCACATCGAGGAGTACTCCCGCCCGGTCACCGCCGGCGAGGTCATGGCGGCGCATCCCAGCCACGTGGTGAGCCGGCCGTGCTCCCAGGGCGGCGCGCGGCGGATCCTCATTGTCGACCCCGATTCGGAGCTAGAGCGGGGCTGCTTCTACTTCCTGGTGCCGACCTCgtcggtgccggagaagaagaggaagccgtCGTCGCAGCCACAACAGAAGAAGGTGCGGTCATCGCCCACGTTGAAGCCGACGAGCGTGCCGAGCAGTGCCGGCGCCGGCGCCAATAAGGTGACGAAAGACCGCGGCGCCGGCGACAGCTACCTGGCGGAGGTGCTGTCGGAGGGCAAGGCCAGGTGCAAGCGCAGCCGGAGCGTCCGCGCGACGGTGTGGCGGCCGCATCTTCAGATCATCCCGGAAGAAGCTCTCGAGTGA